TCACGATCAAACAGATAAGTGGAATAACCTCCATCTTCCTTTTTGGTCATTACTAACGCATGACGTTTTTCCTGCCCTGTCATTAATTTGTCGTAGATCATCCAGCGACGCATATCCCATAAACGTTTTTGTTCAAACAACAATTCGATAAAACGTTCTTCACGTACAGCTTCACGCATTTCTTCTTGATTCATGTTCGGATTCAAGCCATACAGCATTCCTTTCATGTCCGGATTGGAGCTGGTTTCTTTGATACCGGCACGTTTACGGATTTGTTTTAACATCTCGAATGCTTCATTCTGCTTATCTACCTCAACTGCTGCTTCGGCATAGTTCAACATGACTTCTGCTAAACGAATGTCAATGAAATCGGTTCCTGATTTCTGACATTCATCAATCGACAAACTTTGGTTGATACCTTTCTTGGAATAATATCCAGTTCGAGTACCCATGTTTTTCCCATACGCATAGTCATTTCGAGCATCTTCATTCAATTCCATCTTTTCGTTGAAATAAGTGCTACCTTGGTAAACTATTGTTGCATAGAAACGATTGTCACGATTTTCCCACAATTTAAAGATATCTCCGCTACCTTCTTTTTCCCAATCGGCATAGGTGTAGGTTCCACCATCAATAGTCGGGAAGCGGTCGATAACCTCTTGTGTCGGATGACATCCACCGGTAGAATTTTGTGAGAATTTGATTGGTCGAACTGCCGCATCGCGGTTATGTGTACGGGTTGGGTTTTCATAGCGGATAGCAAAGATTACTTCTTTGTTCATTTCTTCCAAGAATAATTCACCGTAGTCTTCGTATAAGGCATGTCCTTGACCGATCAGGTAGTCAAGTGTCGCCTTGTTGCTGTCGTATGCTGTTTGCCAATGTTCAATATTATTGCTTGGATTGAATTGCGGACTGGCACGGAACAACAATACTCGTCCTAAGAAAGCTTTGACACCTCCTTTAGTAATACGTCCCAAATCAGTGGCTTCGTATGCATCAGGCAATTTATCTGCACAAGCATTTAATTCATTAATAATGAACTCAAAGCATTCGTTGGTTGAATTACGTTTGACAAAGAGGTCGTCTGTTATCTCTTGGGGTACTGTTATCAAAGGCACACCGCCATAGCGTTTTACCATTTCAAAATAGAGGTAAGCCCGGATGAAACGAGCTTCATGGATTAAACGGTCAGCCAGTTCACGGTCAATGGTACATACCTCCGGGTTTGATGCATTTTGTATAAAAATGTTACAATTGCGGATGTTTGCATACGGCCAGTACCAGATGGGACTATCCGGGGTAATGGTACCGTTTGTCCAAGATCCACCACCGGTAGCCTCGTCTGAGGCATCAGCTACGGAGGTGTCCCATGCCGGAATAGAGGCATATAATGCGTTCAGAAAAGAGGTTGTCAATGTTTTATCAACCCAAACTTGCTCTTCTGAGATTGAACTCAAGTCTTCTTTATCCAATATGCTGGAACATGAAGATGATAAAGCCAAAATGGCTGCACATGTAATAAATATTTTTTTCATATCGAATTACTCAAATGATTAGAAACTAACATTAACACCGAAGTTAAAACTCTTTGTCAACGGATATTGGTAAGCACCGCGATCGCCACTATTTTCCGGATCGTAAATGCCGATGTGGTCTAACACGAACAAGTTAGTCCCTGATACATAAAAACGGCAACGGTCTACACCGATTGAACTCATCCATTGCTTAGGCAATGTATAACCGATTTCGATATTTTTACAACGGAAATAGTTACCATTCATCAGCCAGAATGTAGAAGCTTGGCTATTGGCTCCTACAGACCCTGTACCTCCTACACGCGGATATTCGCCATTGATATTATCAGGAGAATAGGCATCCGACCAAATATTTAAAACCGTTTGCTCTGTCCACGTATCACCGCGGTTAGGGAACATGATTGAACGATGACCGACTCCTTGGAAGAATGCTGTGAGGTCAAACCCTTTCCATTCACCTCCTAAGCTGATACCATAGATGATTTCAGGATCTTTACTATATAGTGAAAGAACTGCTTTGTCATTACCATCGACTATTCCATCGGGACCACCAACACCACCGGCACCATGTATATCTTGCAGGATGACGTCTCCTTTTGACCAATTGAAACCACCATTATATTGAGGTAAACCGACAAGGTCTTCGTCTGTACGGGCAATACCATTGGCGATATAACCCGTGATAAAGTTGATTGGACGACCTGTTTTTAATTCCCATTCGTAAGCATTGGCAGATTCATCAATTTTAGTGTAATGATTGCGGGCGAAGGAAAAGTTGGTTGATACATAGTAGGTCACATCACCAATTTTATTGTCGTGACGTATTAAGAATTCACAACCTTGGTTGATCATTTCGGCATAGTTTTCTTTCGGAAGACTGGCACCGAACGTTTCTGGTATCGTACGTGTACGAGCCATCAGGATATCTTTTGTCTTTTTATGGAAATAATCAAATTCCAAGCTCAATAATCCATTCCATAATCCGAGGTCGAAACCAACATCAGCCGTTGTGGTTGTTTCCCAGGTAATGCCTCTACTAGGATAAACCCCAGGTAGAATACCGGTTGCTCCACTTCCAAATACAACGTTGCTACCAGTGTTGAATTTACTCAAATATTGGTAATAAGCAACATCGCTTCCTCCATCATTACCTAAGGTTCCATAAGATGCACGAAGTTTCAAATTGTTGATGAAGCTTAGTTTTTCATTTGATTTGAAGAAATTTTCTTCTGTTACACGCCATCCGGCAGATACTGACGGGAAGAATCCCCAACGTTTTCCCGGGATCCATTTTACGGAAGAGTCGTAACGAAAGTTGGCCTCTAACAAATATCTGTTGTCAAAGCCGTAATTGACACGTCCTACATAACCGATACGCCCGATTTCAGATTCGTTACCGCTAGCATCTTTCCATTGGCTATCGGCACTACCTGCAAACAGTTGTTCCAAAGATGGTGAAAGCAATTCTTTGCGTTGAGCCCAAAAATTATCTCCCCATTGTTCGAATTGTTCATATAAGAACATGGCTCCAATGTCATGTTTTCCAAATGTATGGTTATAGTTCAATTGCAGGTTCAATGTGTATGAACTGGTTTCGTTGAAATCTTTACGAACAAAGTTCCCGTTTTCAGTTCTTGTACGTGTTCCGGTAACGGGTGCATCATCGCGGATGATGTGGTTATGTTCACCGGATGTTTCGTGCATATACAACGTATAGGCTTTACCGACGGTCTTGTAGTTTTCATAATATCGGCGGTAGTTGAACATCGCATTGGCGGTCAATCCTTCTACCCAAGGAATATCCCAATTAGCACTTAATTTGGTATTCAGGGTGTTCTTCTTTTTAGATCGATGTCCGTTCTTAATGGCTTCCAATACATTCCAGTTGTAAATGGTTGCATTGGGTTGTCCATTGATATAAGCAGGTTCTGTAGATGGAAAGTTCAATAAAGCACGGTACATATCATTCATCAATTCCTGGTCGGAATCGTAAGGCCAATAAGGAGTCCTCTGATCGCCCATGTTTCCGTCAACGTCCAAACCGATCGTAAAATTTTCAGCTACTTTGGCATCCACATTCGAACGGAAACTGTAGCGTTGGAAATCCAAATTATCGAATGTCCCGCTTTGATCGAAATAGCCGATTGACATGTAATAATTAATACGGTCGCTACCGCCATTGACACTCAGGTTATGCTGCATTGTGAATGGGTTTCTCCAAGCTAAATCCACCCAGTCCGTACTATGCGTCTTGAAATATTCTTGTTCGTCGGCGGTGTAGTAACGAGTATCGGTTTCAGGAATACCGTTGTACATGAATTTGTTATTTAGATACACCGTTCTATCGTATGCGCTCAACACTTCTGGCTTGCGTGTCGATCGTTCGGTACCGAATAATCCTGAATAGCTGAATTGTGGTTTTTGATTCTTACCGCGTTTGGTTGAAACAACAATCACACCGTTTGCTGCACGCGAACCATAAACGGCTGCTGAGGCTGCATCTTTCAGTACAGAGATGTTTTCGATTGTATTCGGATCCAATGCATCGAAGTCGGCTTTTTCACGAACAACACCGTCGATTACGTAAGTTGGGTTTGTATTGTTGGGTGTATTGGTTCCACGGATGGTGATTGGGGAAGAAGCACCGGGCATACCTGATTTATTGTAAGAGAAGATACCCGGCATACGTCCGGCCATGGCATTGGAGATATTGGATACTGGAATAGTAGCAATATTTTCGGCCGAAATGGTGGCAACCGAACCTGTTAGGTTCATTTTCTTCTGCGTACCGTAGCCGATAACGACTACTTCGTCTAACTTTTGTGTATCTTCCCGTAGGTTGATAGTAAAATCGGTTTGTCCTGCCACTTTTACGGTCTGAGTCAGGTAACCGATAAAAGATACTTGTAATGTTGCATTTTCCGGAACTTCCAAAGTGAAGCGACCATCCATGTCGGTGATTGTGCCAATGGTAGTACCGTCGACAGATACGTTCGCACCGGTGATAGGACCGAATTGATCGTTGACTACTCCTTTGATTGTTTTTGTCTTTTGTTGTGTAGCTTCTGCTACCATATTTTTCGGACGTAGAATGATTTGTTTGTCATTGACGCTATATTCAATGTTTGCGGCTTTACAAATTTCATTCAAAATAGTTTCGATCGATTTCTCCTTTACTTTAATGTTTACTTTACGGTCAACATTAATAAGTTGACTATTATACATAAAATAAAAGTCGGAACTTTCTTCGATTTCCTGTAAGACTTGCTCTACAGAAGCATTCCTCATGTCTAAAGAAATTCTGGCAGACTGGGAGTACAATGAGCTTGCACTTGCCGTGCTTAAAAAGCAAGTCAAACATAATGCTGCAAGTTTCATACGCATTGGAATTTTTGGTAATAAGTCAAAATTTGACTTAAAACCTTCTGGGTTTGATAAATTCTTCATAAATTCACATTATCAAATTTAATTAGGTTTGAAAAATAACTTGGTTGGGGATTACCATTCGTCAGGTGAGATTTTCGGATTGGTAATTCTTTTGATTGAAGCAGGAAAATGTGACCAGCATTTTTCTGCTTTTCTTTTAGGTTTCCATTCTCATACAATACTTTTTTAAGTTAACAATTATAACATTTATCTTTATTTTGATATTAGACGTAACGTGTGGGCAAACACCCTATGAGAAAATGAACTTTTTTCTTTTTGGGTGATTTTTACTTTACTGTTTTTATGATAACTACACGTCGTGAATACGTAAAATCAGACGTTTGCTCCGGTTCTATAACTGTACATTTTATAGGAGCTGTTTTTTCTAACAAAAGTAAAATCTCATTTAGTGTCTCCGTCGTAAATGTGGCAGAATACTTATAATCATATAATTCTTCTCCTTCCAGTTTGATGTCAACATTAAAATGTCGGGCAAGACGTTGTACAACTTCATTCATGTTGGCACGTCTGAATATCATCTTTCCGTCTTTCCATGAAGTTTCTACTGCCAGATTGACTTTGTCGACTTCCATTCTACTGGTATTCTTATAATATGTCACTTGTTCTCCCGGGCGTAGTGTCCTGGAAACCGGTTGTCCAATTTCTGACACTTCTATATGTCCCTTTGCCAAAGTGGCTTCTATTTTATCTTCATCTTCGTAGGCTTTTACATTGAATTCAGTGCCATAGGCGCTGACTTGCAGTCCATTGGCTGTTGTTACATCAAATCGGTTTGATTTATCGGATGTTACTTTGAAATAGGCTTCGCCAGCCAGTTGCACACTTCTTTTATTCTTGGTAAAGCGTTTAGGATAGGAGATAGAAGAGCCGGAGTTCAACCATACTTCAGAACCATCGGGAAGTGTGATTTTGGATATTAGGCCATAAGCCGTATTCAGTTCCACTTGTTCTACTGGTATATTGTTCCATTCCCTTACTGTGTTGAATAAGGTATACGTTGCAAATAAAACCGGAATTAATAATACCGCAGCTGCTGTCCGAATAAAACTCAGAATTTTCTTTTTATATTTATCTGTAGCAATCTGTTTTGAGATTTTTTTCCAGTTCTGCTGAGTGTTTATCTGTTTATGTAATTTGAGTTCAGCCGTGGTTTCCCAGATGAAACGAATGTCATCTACTTCTTTTTTGAAGTCGGGAGAGGATTGCATTTGTTGATCGAAAGCTATTCTTTCTTCTATGGAAAGCTTACCTTCAAGATATGCTATTATATGTTCTGTATGAATGTCCACTTTTGCTTTTTATAAATTAGACGTATAACCTATGGGAGACCCTATGTTAAAGAGTGTTTTTATTACCAAAGCAGCAAAATCATCAGCGGTAAATAATCCTTTAATTCGATCCGGAGATGTTTTAATGCTTTTGTCATATAGGCCTCAACTGTTTTGACTGATATGTTGGACTCTTGGGCAATTTCGGCGTATGTCATACTTTCGAATCTGTTTTTCTCGAAGACGATCCGGATATTGTCCGGAAGTTTGGCTAATGCTGAAGAAAGCATCTGTTCCAGTTCTATGGTCGAGTAAATGTCTCCGGACGTATATTGCAACGTATTATTCTCGATTTCTTTTTGCTGCCAGTTTTGTTCTGTTTCCTGTTTACGAAGAAAATCTATGCATGTGTTCTTGACGCTGGTAATAAGAAAGTTACGACTGGATGTATTGATCTCTATGTTTTTTCTGTTTTTCCATATTTTGAAAAAGGTATCCTGTACGATATCCTCACATGTTTCCCAACGGTCGATATATCTGTGGGCAAAGACACATAAAGGAGAGAAGAATTGAAAAAAAAGAGTACGAAATGCTATTTCATCATCTTTTATCGCAATTTTCCAAAATAAACTGTCAATAAAATTTGTTTCCTTTTCCTTCATTTTGTTTATGGCGGGGAAGCTATGATTTTTAAATAGTATGTAGTTCTTGAAGAACTCTGGTAAAAACCACAAATGCGAATCGATTGGTTATCAATATGTAACGAAAAAAGATAGATATAAAAGGCTATCACGGATAGAAAATGTTAAAAAAAAGACACATTTGATTAGCCTCAGATTTTTAACGATTTATTGTGAAAATGTCCTATATTTGCACCACGTGGATGCAATAGTTCTTCAAGAACTGAAACAAAAGATGCAATTTTTATTATATAGTTGAATGACCCTATTGCATCTTTTGTATTAGCAAAGCAGTTTTCTTATTTACTTACTCGTTTCATTACCGGAAGCCATTTGCCATATAGCTCCTTTACAATTTCGATTTCGTCCCCTTGCGGTGTATCCGGATAGGTTTCTTTATTGAAGGCCCATTCATATTCCCAATTGGTCAGACGGGTATAGAAATCGCTCGCATCCAAAGCCGGGCGTTCTGCCAATGATTTACGGATATACTGTTCATCATAACGCCATTCGCCTTTAGGCTGGACTTTCAGATAACTGATGAATTTTTCCCAACGAGGTTTATAATAACTTTTCATTAAGCCTGCCCATTGGCGGTTCGAGTATTCAAACAGGTGGGCAGAAGGATGTTTCGGACCCCATACCGTTACTAATGTACGTGCATTCCATTCATATAAATCTTTTTCTTCATCGGTTGTTCCCCATTGACGCGCTTCTTTTATCCATTTACCCAGCAAGAACGTGGAACGGGTTCCCAGTAACCGGTCGAAGTCATCGATTAATGTGAGGAACTGATCTCCTGCCTGTTGCAATTTCTCATTGTCTCCAGACTGATAAGCCTCTGTTATTTGTTTTTGTAAAGGCAGGGAAAGATCGGAAAGACATTGGCGCATGACATCGACCAAGTCATATCGGTAGGTGTCGCTTGCTTTCAGGTCATCGGATGCCTGGAGGAAATAATTGACGGCATCCCATAAACGGGAAGTAGAATAGGGGCGGCTCAAGTCGCCATTGGCTGCCACTTTTTGGATGTTTAAAGCCGGGCGGGCACACATAACACTTTCTGTACTAGGTAATCTACCTGCTTTATCGCTATATACCGTTTCCAGTAATACTCTCCAGCCTTGTTCGGCTCCTTGGGGTAGTTTTCCGTAACGGGCACGTGCATAATCCATGACCCACTGTTCCAATACCGGAGCATTCTGCATCCAGGTTATTTCTGTAGACAGTTCGTAAACGACCGGATTATGTTCGATTGCTTCCGGGAAGAGACCGATACCTTGTATATTCCCTCCTTTAGGGTTTTTCTTCAATTCATGTGCATTTTTGGCATATAATGGCAGATTTCCTCCCATATAAACACGTCCGCCGTAATTATGCAATACACCCGCTACATACGGGTAGTTCCAAAAACTGTCGAACTTCTCTACGTTCCAGCCTCCTAAATCCAATAAGAGCAGACGATCTTGCGGGAACGTGCGGGCAATAGCTTCACGTAACGACCAGGTTTGCATCGCTATGATGGCTTCGGGGTCGAAACCGGAGGCAACTTCCCATATCACTTTTCCTACTGCTTCAAGATATGACTTCTCATTGCTGGGAGCAGCCCCTTCGTGAAAAGGATCGGCGGCATAAATATGGTTTGTGCCGTATAGCTTTTGCTGTTCTTCCAGAAAGGCTTGTCCCATCTCCTTGAATAAAGGATCGAGCGGGTCCAGTTGTACGGTGGCGGTAAACGCATTACACCAACGATTCTTGTCTTTGATGCGGGCTTCGGGATATTTCTCTTTCAGTTTGATCGGCACGAAACCTGTGAAACTTTGTAGGATAGGAGTCATTCCCAGTTCACGCTGACGTTCCAGGATTTGCTGTCCGAGTTCTTTGTGGGAATCAATCCACGATTGTGGCAGCGGACCTCCGTATGTTTCAATATTCGTCATCCATTGCCATGCCTGGAAAGCCGGACCGACCAGGAATGTACGGATCTCATCGTCATTCATTTTAAACCGGCGTAAAGTATTTTGCCAGACAGCTTCCTGCCCGATTACGGCCAGGGGCATATTGATACCGTGCATGGCCATCCAGTCAATTTCACGTTGCCAACGTTCCCAGTCCCACCAGGCCATTGTGTAGCTGACGGTACAATAATTCAGATAGACACGATGATCGAAAGCGGTCGGACACGCCACTTTTTCCGGAACTTTTGGAAGACGTGACGGGAGATTCAGATTATCCCCGTTCCATGACATATGCGCGTTACAATAATATTTCAAATAATGATAAAGTGCAGACGCTACAGATACACCGTTGTTTCCCCGTAATATAATCTTACTGCCTTTGGATTCGATTTCGAAACGATCTTTACCGTCTTCCGCTTGAATCGTTTCCACTTTAAATGAGGCTGCCTTTTCAGGGATAACCCGTTTGATCAGAGCCTCGGAGGCTTTTCTTACATCATCTTTTGCCCATATACTTCCGAGGGATAGTAAAAGGCAACATAAAATCAGTCGTAATTTCATTTGATAAAAACTTGTTTTGTATTCAATATATAATGTTTTTCATGTGTAAAATAATTAGTGGTATTCTAATATACCGGATAATTGACGTGTAAATATAGTGAATACCCTATGGATATTTGAAAAAACTACATTATCAGTTATCTTTACGCATTGAACAACGAATTAATGAAAAGGAAATTATGAATCAGGAAAGTGCTCATTTTCAATTTGAAGAAAAGATAGAATGGCAAGACCTCGGTGGAGGTGTGCAGCGTCAGATCATGGGATATAATGATGATTTGATGATGGTAAAGGTGAAGTTTGAGACCGGAGCAGTCGGGGCACCTCATACACATCCGCATACACAGACTACTTATGTGGCCAGTGGCGTGTTTAAGTTTACGACGGACGGGGAAACAAAGATCGTCAGGACAGGAGATGGCGTTTATATGAAACCGGGTGTTTTACATGGATGCGAATGTGTGGAAGCCGGTGTGTTGATCGATACGTTTAGTCCGGTTAGGGAAGATTTTTTATAACTGCCGGAATGTTATCCGGACGACTATAACCTTGAAAGTGTTTCACCCTAATGGAACAGTTGTTTCAACGTAATGAAACACTTGTTCCATTAGGGTGAAACACTTTTATTGTCACGGTCAGTAAGCCGCTTCATGTACTCCTTTGATAGAACGTCCGCTCGGTTCGTTCATATTACTGAAAGTAGCATCCCACGCCAATGCTTCAGCTGTGGAGCAGGCGACGCTCGGAACGGAAGGAACGCTGCGTGCGGCACTTTCGCTGGGGAAATGCTCTTCGAAGATAGTACGGTAATAATATTCCTCTTTGTTTTGAGGCGTATTGATCGGGAAACGTTCTGCCGCATGTTTCATCTCTTCGTCGGTGATCAGTTCGGATGTGATCTTCTTTAGGTTGTCAATCCAGCTATAGCCTACACCGTCGGAGAACTGTTCTTTCTGACGCCAGGCGATTTCTTCCGGTAACATGCCGGCAAAGGCTTCGCGGAGGATTTTCTTTTCGATGGTCTTGCCCTGGCACATTTTGGCTGCTGGGTTCAGGCGCATTGCCACATCCAGAAATTCTTTGTCGAGGAAGGGGACACGGCCTTCCACACCCCAGGCACAAAGGCTTTTGTTGGCACGCAGACAATCATACATGTATAATTTGCTTAGTTTACGTAAGGTCTCCTCGTGGAATGCTTTGGCATCGGGTGCCTTGTGGAAATAGAGATAACCACCGAAAACTTCATCGGCTCCTTCACCGCTCAATACCATCTTGATACCCATACTTTTGATCACGCGGGACAAGAGATACATCGGAGTGGAGGCGCGTACGGTCGTTACATCGTACGTCTCAATATAATAGATTACGTCGCGGATGGCATCGAGCCCTTCCTGTACCGTATAGTTGATTTCGTGGTGGACGGTGCCGATGTAGTCGGCTACCTTCCTGGCTGCGGCCAGGTCAGGGGCACCTTTCAGGCCGATAGCGAAAGAGTGGAGTTGCGGCCACCAGGCATCGGCTTTGTTATCGGTTTCGATACGTTTGGCAGCGTATTTCCTGGCAATGGCTGAAATGATGGAAGAGTCCAGGCCGCCGGAAAGGAGGACACCGTAGGGAACATCGCTCATCAGTTGGCGTTGGACGGCGGATTCGAGGGCATCATGTAATTCTTCTGCACGGGCGGGGTTCTCTTTTACATTTTCATAATCCATCCAGTCACGGACGTACCATCGGGTGAGGTCGATATCTTTGCTATAGAAATAATGGCCGGGTTTGAACTGGTCGTACATGGTAGCGAAACCTTCCAGACCTTTCAGTTCGGAAGAGATGAGAAGATGGCCGTGGTCGTCGTAACCCATATAAAGGGGGATGACACCGATAGGGTCGCGGGCGATCAGGTAGGTATCGTTTTCTTCGTCGTAGAGGGCGAAGGCAAAGATGCCGCTGAGCCGTTCGACGCAACCGGTACCGTATTTGCGGTAGAGGGCGAGGATGACTTCGCAGTCGGAACCGGTCAGAAATTCGTATTCGTCTTTTAGCTCTTCACGGATTTCACGGTGGTTATAGATTTCACCGTTTACGGTCAGGATCAGTTTGCCGTCTTTACTTTTCAGAGGCTGACCACCGGAGGCCGGGTCGACGATGGAGAGGCGTTCGTGGGCAAGGATGGCAGTGCGTCCCTGGTAGATGCCGCTCCAGTCCGGTCCGCGGTGACGGATTCGTTTACTCATTTCCAATGCCTGGCCACGGAGGGCGGAGGCTTCTTCACGGATATTGAAGATTGCTGTAATGCCACACATAATCGTTATTGTTTTATTTTGTTAGATAGTTGTCTATTGCTTTTGCCGTTTCCCTGCCCGAAGCCATGGCGCGAACGACCAGGCTGGCACCACTGACGGCATCGCCGCAGGCGAATAGTTTGCTGTCGGCTATCTGGTGCTTATGGTCGACGACAATGTTTTTACGGGTATCTACTGCCAGTGAAAGCTCTTTGACAAGACCTTCCTGTTCGGGATGGACAAAGCCCATGGCCAGGAATACGAGGTCGGCTTCGATGATCTCTTTCTTTCCCGTCAGTTTCATTTCGGGACGGCCTCCGTTTGCAGATGAATGCCATTCTACTTCCTCTACTTCTACGCCTTTCAACGTATTTTTATCTCCGATGAAACGGCAGGAAGCGAGATTCCACCGGCGAAGGCAACCTTCTTCATGGCTGCTGCTGGTCTTTAGTACCTGTGGATACATGGGCCAGGGAGTTTCAGGGTTATGACCGATAGGCGGTTTCGGCATAATCTCGATCTGTGTCACACTTGCTGCATCGTGACGATTGGCTGTTCCTACGCAGTCGCTTCCGGTGTCACCGCCGCCGATGACGAGAACTTTTTTGCCTTTACAGTTGATGATGCTTTTGGGAGGGATGACGATACCTTCCAAAAGACGGTTTTGCTGTCCCAGCAGTTCGAGGGCGAAATGGACGCCTTTCAGGTTACGGCCTTCGATCGGCAGGTCACGGGGTGTTTCAGCTCCGATGGCGACACAGACGGCATCGTATTCCTTTACTATATCCTTGGCAAGGATTTCTTTTCCTACCATGGTGTTGACCCGGAAACGGATACCT
This is a stretch of genomic DNA from Parabacteroides chongii. It encodes these proteins:
- the asnB gene encoding asparagine synthase B yields the protein MCGITAIFNIREEASALRGQALEMSKRIRHRGPDWSGIYQGRTAILAHERLSIVDPASGGQPLKSKDGKLILTVNGEIYNHREIREELKDEYEFLTGSDCEVILALYRKYGTGCVERLSGIFAFALYDEENDTYLIARDPIGVIPLYMGYDDHGHLLISSELKGLEGFATMYDQFKPGHYFYSKDIDLTRWYVRDWMDYENVKENPARAEELHDALESAVQRQLMSDVPYGVLLSGGLDSSIISAIARKYAAKRIETDNKADAWWPQLHSFAIGLKGAPDLAAARKVADYIGTVHHEINYTVQEGLDAIRDVIYYIETYDVTTVRASTPMYLLSRVIKSMGIKMVLSGEGADEVFGGYLYFHKAPDAKAFHEETLRKLSKLYMYDCLRANKSLCAWGVEGRVPFLDKEFLDVAMRLNPAAKMCQGKTIEKKILREAFAGMLPEEIAWRQKEQFSDGVGYSWIDNLKKITSELITDEEMKHAAERFPINTPQNKEEYYYRTIFEEHFPSESAARSVPSVPSVACSTAEALAWDATFSNMNEPSGRSIKGVHEAAY
- a CDS encoding glutamate synthase subunit beta — encoded protein: MGNPRAFLTIHRQEAGYRPVEDRIDDFSEVEQTLNSSDRRRQASRCMDCGVPFCHWACPLGNKQPEWQDFLYKGQWREAYHVLEQTCDFPEFTGRICPALCEKSCVLKLSCDEPVTIRENEVAIIEAAFREGFVQPVTPVRNGKRVAVIGSGPAGLTVANQLNRKGYEITVFEKDELPGGLLRFGIPNFKLSKNIIDRRIRLMEKEGIRFRVNTMVGKEILAKDIVKEYDAVCVAIGAETPRDLPIEGRNLKGVHFALELLGQQNRLLEGIVIPPKSIINCKGKKVLVIGGGDTGSDCVGTANRHDAASVTQIEIMPKPPIGHNPETPWPMYPQVLKTSSSHEEGCLRRWNLASCRFIGDKNTLKGVEVEEVEWHSSANGGRPEMKLTGKKEIIEADLVFLAMGFVHPEQEGLVKELSLAVDTRKNIVVDHKHQIADSKLFACGDAVSGASLVVRAMASGRETAKAIDNYLTK